A portion of the endosymbiont of Galathealinum brachiosum genome contains these proteins:
- the argF gene encoding ornithine carbamoyltransferase — protein sequence MATRHFLSLLDLNPTELKQLIKRASELKKMQHAGEVYEPLKNKVLAMIFEKSSTRTRVSFEAGMVQLGGHAMFLSPRDTQLGRGEPIEDTARVLSSMVDIIMVRTFEHEKITTLAKYSSVPVINGLTDWLHPCQLLADMQAWSEHRGDMQGKTATYVGDGNNMCHSYINAARQLDFNLNIACPEGYDPDPELVKAAGDRVNIIRNPKEACENVDMIVTDVWASMGQEEEQKVREAAFANFQVNDELMGVANKDALFMHCLPAHRGEEVSASVIDGKQSVVWDEAENRLHAQKALLEFLLTSD from the coding sequence ATGGCGACGCGTCATTTTTTAAGCCTACTCGACCTCAACCCTACTGAACTCAAGCAACTAATTAAGCGCGCAAGCGAACTTAAAAAGATGCAACATGCTGGTGAGGTTTATGAACCATTAAAAAACAAAGTGCTGGCAATGATTTTTGAAAAGTCATCTACCCGCACCCGGGTTTCATTTGAAGCAGGAATGGTACAGCTGGGCGGTCACGCCATGTTTTTATCACCAAGAGATACTCAACTAGGTCGTGGCGAACCCATTGAAGACACTGCGCGCGTATTATCAAGCATGGTCGACATTATAATGGTGCGAACCTTTGAGCATGAGAAGATAACAACGCTCGCTAAATACTCATCTGTACCTGTTATAAATGGTTTAACTGACTGGCTTCATCCCTGCCAGTTACTGGCTGATATGCAGGCATGGTCAGAGCATCGAGGAGATATGCAGGGAAAAACGGCAACTTATGTTGGTGATGGCAATAACATGTGCCATTCCTATATCAATGCAGCACGTCAGCTAGATTTTAATTTAAATATCGCCTGTCCTGAAGGTTATGATCCTGACCCTGAGCTTGTTAAAGCAGCCGGTGACAGAGTTAACATCATCAGAAACCCCAAAGAAGCCTGTGAAAATGTAGATATGATCGTGACTGATGTCTGGGCCAGCATGGGTCAGGAAGAAGAACAAAAAGTACGTGAAGCTGCATTTGCTAATTTTCAGGTAAATGATGAACTAATGGGCGTTGCGAATAAAGATGCCCTGTTTATGCACTGCCTGCCAGCTCATCGGGGCGAAGAAGTCAGCGCCAGCGTTATCGATGGAAAACAAAGTGTAGTGTGGGATGAGGCAGAAAATCGTCTGCACGCTCAAAAAGCATTACTTGAGTTTTTACTAACCTCTGATTAG
- a CDS encoding molecular chaperone SurA translates to MILTTRLLCFNLCLKVSVAFQTKTQPAHSNMLSLDINRTINMQHNRMNFFSLLLLSGITLFSSQLLAIEEIDSVAIVVNENIISNQEISIRFDDFKRQLELQGKSLPPEKLLKKQVIERIILDSIQLQLAKAQGIRIDDLQLNKALESIAKKNRTTLDEMHLLLEQKGISYKNFREQTRKDMIIRQLQKRMIYSRVKVSQQEIDIFLEQQKQSGDSANDKYHLAHILIATPEAASPEDVTKALEKADKVIDQLNQGQAFNDVALRFSDGRHALKGGDLGLRSAAQLPSLFLDAARRLKVDEITVPLRSAGGFHILKLINKKTKQHIVKQTHARHILIKADEITSNEDARKQLNEVKLKLDKGEDFAKLAAEYSQDPGSKSNGGDLGWASEGTFVPRFNEVMNSLNEGQLSEPFKSQFGWHILQVLERRQQDETEQLIRQKAELAIQNRKADEELQLWLRRARDEAYVEYRIETDS, encoded by the coding sequence ATGATCCTTACGACACGTCTATTATGCTTCAATTTGTGCTTAAAGGTTTCGGTAGCATTTCAGACAAAGACGCAACCAGCACACTCAAACATGCTATCCTTGGATATCAACCGGACTATTAACATGCAGCACAACAGAATGAATTTTTTCTCTTTATTATTACTCTCTGGAATTACACTTTTTTCTTCTCAACTACTTGCTATTGAAGAAATAGACTCGGTTGCAATTGTTGTAAACGAAAACATTATTAGCAATCAGGAAATAAGTATTCGATTTGATGATTTCAAACGCCAGTTAGAATTACAGGGTAAATCTCTTCCACCTGAAAAGCTCCTTAAAAAGCAGGTTATTGAACGAATTATATTAGACAGTATTCAATTACAACTAGCTAAAGCCCAGGGCATTCGTATCGACGATCTTCAACTAAATAAAGCACTTGAGTCTATTGCAAAAAAGAACCGCACTACACTCGATGAAATGCATTTACTTCTTGAACAAAAAGGCATCAGTTACAAAAATTTTCGCGAACAAACTCGTAAAGACATGATCATACGCCAACTTCAAAAACGTATGATTTATAGCCGCGTAAAAGTATCACAACAGGAAATTGATATTTTTCTGGAACAACAAAAACAGTCCGGTGATTCAGCTAATGATAAATACCATCTGGCCCATATCCTTATTGCTACACCTGAAGCAGCATCACCTGAAGACGTAACTAAAGCATTAGAAAAAGCCGATAAAGTCATTGACCAGTTAAACCAGGGGCAAGCTTTTAATGATGTCGCATTACGCTTTTCAGACGGTCGCCACGCATTAAAAGGTGGTGACCTGGGTTTACGTAGTGCGGCACAACTTCCTTCATTATTTCTTGATGCTGCTCGACGATTGAAGGTAGACGAAATAACTGTCCCGCTGCGCAGTGCTGGCGGATTTCACATACTTAAACTGATCAACAAAAAAACAAAACAGCATATTGTTAAACAAACTCACGCCAGACACATCTTGATTAAAGCAGATGAGATAACCAGTAATGAAGATGCTCGAAAACAACTTAACGAAGTTAAACTAAAGCTGGATAAAGGTGAGGATTTCGCAAAACTGGCAGCCGAATATTCTCAGGATCCAGGATCAAAGAGTAATGGCGGCGACCTCGGCTGGGCATCAGAGGGTACATTTGTTCCCCGCTTTAATGAGGTGATGAATTCACTTAATGAAGGCCAGTTATCAGAACCATTTAAAAGCCAGTTTGGCTGGCATATTCTTCAGGTTTTAGAGCGCAGACAACAGGATGAGACTGAACAGCTTATTCGACAAAAAGCAGAGCTTGCCATTCAAAACCGTAAGGCCGATGAAGAACTTCAGCTGTGGCTGCGACGTGCACGCGATGAAGCATATGTAGAATACCGCATCGAGACAGACAGTTAA
- the pdxA gene encoding 4-hydroxythreonine-4-phosphate dehydrogenase PdxA yields the protein MLPVIAITPGEPAGIGPDLAILTAQDNYDCNRVYFADPEMLHQRAQALGININIEVIQSAAHIKEPRDNTMYVVPVELASSATPGVLDKSNAQYVLECIRLAVESQQNNNTHALMTGPIHKGVINEAGIKFSGHTEYLAELSSGTPVMMLAAEAEKLRVALVTTHLPISQVSNAINKENLKQTISILHNDLQKKYGINKPHILVCGLNPHAGENGHMGMEEIETISPVLENMRQQGMNLTGPLPADTLFTPKYLKDADAVLAMYHDQGLPVLKHVGFGHAINITLGLSIIRTSVDHGTALDLAATTHIDNGSYIAALETAVHLANNQTITTAT from the coding sequence ATGTTACCTGTTATTGCTATCACTCCCGGTGAACCTGCAGGAATAGGCCCTGATCTGGCTATATTAACCGCACAGGATAATTACGACTGCAACAGAGTTTATTTTGCTGATCCAGAGATGCTGCATCAAAGAGCGCAGGCTCTTGGCATCAATATTAATATCGAAGTTATTCAATCAGCTGCTCATATAAAAGAACCACGAGACAACACGATGTACGTAGTCCCGGTTGAGCTTGCCAGCTCTGCAACACCTGGAGTACTCGACAAATCAAATGCTCAGTATGTACTGGAATGCATACGCCTGGCAGTAGAGTCACAGCAAAACAATAATACTCATGCGTTAATGACCGGTCCGATACATAAGGGCGTGATTAATGAAGCAGGCATTAAGTTTTCTGGACACACTGAATACCTCGCAGAATTAAGCTCTGGAACACCGGTTATGATGTTAGCCGCTGAAGCCGAAAAATTACGCGTAGCATTAGTCACAACACATTTACCCATTAGCCAGGTAAGTAATGCCATTAATAAAGAAAACTTAAAACAGACCATTTCAATCTTACATAATGACCTTCAAAAAAAATATGGCATTAATAAACCACACATTCTAGTTTGTGGGCTGAACCCACATGCAGGTGAAAATGGTCATATGGGAATGGAAGAAATAGAAACTATATCTCCTGTTTTAGAGAACATGCGACAACAGGGAATGAATCTAACCGGTCCATTACCTGCTGATACACTGTTTACTCCAAAGTACTTAAAAGATGCTGATGCTGTACTGGCTATGTACCATGACCAGGGTTTACCCGTTTTAAAGCACGTTGGGTTTGGCCATGCTATTAATATAACCTTAGGTTTGTCTATCATCCGCACATCAGTCGATCACGGCACGGCGCTAGATCTTGCTGCCACCACCCATATTGATAACGGAAGTTATATTGCAGCTTTAGAAACAGCTGTTCATCTGGCAAATAATCAGACCATTACAACGGCGACTTAA
- a CDS encoding 16S rRNA (adenine(1518)-N(6)/adenine(1519)-N(6))-dimethyltransferase — translation MAIQHRAKKRFGQNFLSDPGIIQRIIQSINPKSGQRLIEIGPGLGAITCPVLNLVGEMDVIELDRDIVPKLQLNCGLDAVQNNQLRIHNVDVLNFDFSKLGYDEPLRIIGNLPYNISTPIIFHLVEHSKLIQDMYFMLQKEVVLRLAAKPDTSNYSRLSVMAQYYFQVDALFLVPPESFDPIPKVESAIVRLVPHKDKPVKVDDDKAFGKLVTQAFSQRRKTLRNVLKGICSAQQLESIGIDPSLRAQSLTLQQFADIYNAVA, via the coding sequence ATGGCTATACAACATCGTGCAAAAAAACGTTTCGGCCAGAATTTTTTATCTGATCCAGGCATAATCCAACGCATCATCCAGAGCATTAATCCAAAATCCGGGCAACGCCTCATTGAAATAGGGCCTGGCCTCGGGGCGATAACCTGTCCTGTTTTAAACTTAGTCGGAGAAATGGATGTAATAGAACTGGACAGGGATATCGTGCCCAAACTTCAGCTTAACTGTGGCCTCGACGCCGTACAGAACAATCAACTTCGTATACACAATGTTGATGTTTTAAATTTTGATTTTTCAAAGCTGGGTTATGATGAGCCTTTACGTATTATAGGCAACCTGCCTTATAACATTTCTACACCTATAATTTTTCACCTCGTTGAACACAGTAAATTAATTCAGGATATGTACTTCATGCTACAAAAAGAAGTTGTACTGCGCCTTGCTGCTAAACCAGATACCAGTAATTACAGTCGGTTATCGGTTATGGCACAATATTATTTTCAGGTCGATGCCCTTTTCCTCGTTCCACCTGAGTCATTCGACCCTATACCCAAGGTCGAATCAGCCATCGTACGTCTGGTGCCTCACAAAGATAAACCTGTCAAAGTCGATGACGACAAAGCATTTGGCAAACTGGTAACTCAAGCCTTTTCACAACGCCGAAAAACCTTACGTAATGTACTGAAAGGCATATGTAGCGCACAACAACTAGAATCTATTGGTATTGACCCCTCACTACGCGCCCAATCGCTTACTTTGCAGCAGTTTGCTGATATTTACAATGCAGTGGCATAG